From the Mustelus asterias chromosome 14, sMusAst1.hap1.1, whole genome shotgun sequence genome, one window contains:
- the LOC144503996 gene encoding cyclin-dependent kinase 5 activator 1-like, translated as MGTVLSLSPEPKGKGGLVEDGGKSAKDKGLKKHSSVLITALTWKRLVAASAKKKNAKKVNPTLGAQLTNNDPVKQLNSENLKKSCLGPVGGEPGSCPGQQQQQQQRAPSAPIPVPVPVVPGRQLGSVHKQASSRSLSSPRRVVVQASTGELLRCLGHFLCRRCYRLKHLNSNEAVLWFRNVDRSLLIQGWQDQGFITPANVVFVYLLCREVVDGEIGSDFELQATFLTCLYLAYSYMGNEISYPLKPFLVEANKEIFWDRCLAIIGRMSAKMLQINSDPHYFTEVFQDLKNESSNRDSNGQYIINLDR; from the coding sequence ATGGGCACGGTGCTGTCGCTGTCCCCGGAGCCCAAGGGCAAAGGGGGCTTGGTGGAGGACGGGGGGAAGAGTGCCAAGGACAAGGGGCTGAAGAAGCACTCCTCAGTGCTGATCACCGCCCTGACCTGGAAGCGCCTGGTGGCCGCCTCGGCCAAGAAGAAGAATGCCAAGAAGGTGAACCCGACCCTGGGAGCTCAGCTCACCAACAACGACCCGGTGAAGCAACTCAACAGCGAGAACCTGAAGAAGTCGTGCCTCGGGCCGGTTGGAGGCGAGCCTGGGAGCTGCCccgggcagcagcagcagcagcagcagcgagCCCCCAGCGCCCCCATCCCGGTGCCTGTGCCCGTGGTGCCCGGCCGCCAGCTGGGCTCGGTGCATAAGCAAGCCAGCAGCCGCAGCCTGAGCTCCCCGCGccgggtggtggtgcaggcttccACCGGCGAGCTCCTCCGCTGCCTGGGCCACTTCCTCTGCCGCCGCTGCTACCGCCTCAAGCATCTCAACTCCAACGAGGCGGTGCTGTGGTTCCGCAACGTGGACCGCTCGCTGCTGATCCAGGGCTGGCAGGACCAAGGCTTCATTACCCCGGCCAACGTGGTGTTTGTCTACCTGCTCTGCAGGGAGGTGGTGGACGGGGAGATTGGCAGCGACTTCGAGCTTCAAGCCACCTTCCTCACCTGCCTCTACCTAGCTTACTCCTACATGGGCAACGAGATCTCCTACCCTCTCAAGCCCTTCTTGGTCGAAGCCAACAAGGAGATATTCTGGGACAGGTGTCTAGCTATCATTGGCCGAATGAGTGCCAAAATGCTTCAGATTAACTCCGACCCCCATTACTTTACAGAGGTTTTCCAAGACTTGAAGAACGAATCCAGCAACAGAGACTCCAATGGACAGTATATCATTAACTTGGACCGTTAG